In the Longimicrobium sp. genome, TGTCGCGCCGCTCGAACGCCGGCACGATCGTGCGTCATTCGATAGCGGCGAGCCAGCGCTGGACACGTTCTTCCGGAGGAATGCTCGCCAGAACCAGGACCGCGGATTCAGCCGCACCTACGTAGCGACAGTGCAGGGTGTAAGCCGGGTCGTGGGTTTCTACACGCTCGCGAGCGGTATGGTGTCGGCCGCAATCCTGCCCGAAGCGGAGCGTCGGCATCTGCCCCGTTATCCGGTACCGGCGGTGCAGCTGGCGCGCCTTGCGGTAGATCGCGCCGTACATGGTGGCGGAGTCGGAAAATCGCTGCTGTCGGATGCCCTTCGTCGTTCCATCCGGGCGGCCGAGATCATTGGCATCTACGCGGTTGAAGTGCATGCCAAGCACGACACTGCGGCGGCATTCTACCGCCGGTTTGGCTTCGCACCACTGGAAGACGACCGCCTGCACCTCTATTTGCCTATCCATACGATTCCCACGACACCCGGCTCGCTCTGAGCGCCCTCTCCTCCGCGTCTCTGCGTCTCCGCGTGAGGCCAAGGGGATGCCCGCGTCGGTAGAGACGCCGTGGAAGTGCGCAAAACCCGGCGCCACGACTTGACACCCGCACGGAAGTTGGGTATCCTTTCGGGCTGTAGTGTT is a window encoding:
- a CDS encoding GNAT family N-acetyltransferase encodes the protein MNPISVDVAPLERRHDRASFDSGEPALDTFFRRNARQNQDRGFSRTYVATVQGVSRVVGFYTLASGMVSAAILPEAERRHLPRYPVPAVQLARLAVDRAVHGGGVGKSLLSDALRRSIRAAEIIGIYAVEVHAKHDTAAAFYRRFGFAPLEDDRLHLYLPIHTIPTTPGSL